The following DNA comes from Camelina sativa cultivar DH55 chromosome 14, Cs, whole genome shotgun sequence.
ACTCATTGGAGGAATATGTTGATGGCATCCCACAGAATTGGTGGTGCGAAGATACTCGAGATAAAGAAGCAATCCTGATGGTGAACATTCGAGGAAGCTGTTCAACTACATTGACAAGCCACTCTATCAAAGTCCGTCACTGCTTCTCAGCCAGAGTATGCCTCCTTGAGAACAGACCCACAAACCTAACAAAGAACTTAGGCGGTTCACGTCGTTACCCAACAGATATTACCCGTAATGGAAGCACTAGANNNNNNNNNNNNNNNNNNNNNNNNNNNNNNNNNNNNNNNNNNNNNNNNNNNNNNNNNNNNNNNNNNNNNNNNNNNNNNNNNNNNNNNNNNNNNNNNNNNNNNNNNNNNNNNNNNNNNNNNNNNNNNNNNNNNNNNNNNNNNNNNNNNNNNNNNNNNNNNNNNNNNNNNNNNNNNNNNNNNNNNNNNNNNNNNNNNNNNNNNNNNNNNNNNNNNNNNNNNNNNNNNNNNNNNNNNNNNNNNNNNNNNNNNNNNNNNNNNNNNNNNNNNNNNNNNNNNNNNNNNNNNNNNNNNNNNNNNNNNNNNNNNNNNNNNNNNNNNNNNNNNNNNNNNNNNNNNNNNNNNNNNNNNNNNNNNNNNNNNNNNNNNNNNNNNNNNNNNNNNNNNNNNNNNNNNNNNNNNNNNNNNNNNNNNNNNNNNNNNNNNNNNNNNNNNNNNNNNNNNNNNNNNNNNNNNNNNNNNNNNNNNNNNNNNNNNNNNNNNNNNNNNNNNNNNNNNNNNNNNNNNNNNNNNNNNNNNNNNNNNNNNNNNNNNNNNNNNNNNNNNNNNNNNNNNNNNNNNNNNNNNNNNNNNNNNNNNNNNNNNNNNNNNNNNNNNNNNNNNNNNNNNNNNNNNNNNNNNNNNNNNNNNNNNNNNNNNNNNNNNNNNNNNNNNNNNNNNNNNNNNNNNNNNNNNNNNNNNNNNNNNNNNNNNNNNNNNNNNNNNNNNNNNNNNNNNNNNNNNNNNNNNNNNNNNNNNNNNNNNNNNNNNNNNNNNNNNNNNNNNNNNNNNNNNNNNNNNNNNNNNNNNNNNNNNNNNNNNNNNNNNNNNNNNNNNNNNNNNNNNNNNNNNNNNNNNNNNNNNNNNNNNNNNNNNNNNNNNNNNNNNNNNNNNNNNNNNNNNNNNNNNNNNNNNNNNNNNNNNNNNNNNNNNNNNNNNNNNNNNNNNNNNNNNNNNNNNNNNNNNNNNNNNNNNNNNNNNNNNNNNNNNNNNNNNNNNNNNNNNNNNNNNNNNNNNNNNNNNNNNNNNNNNNNNNNNNNNNNNNNNNNNNNNNNNNNNNNNNNNNNNNNNNNNNNNNNNNNNNNNNNNNNNNNNNNNNNNNNNNNNNNNNNNNNNNNNNNNNNNNNNNNNNNNNNNNNNNNNNNNNNNNNNNNNNNNNNNNNNNNNNNNNNNNNNNNNNNNNNNNNNNNNNNNNNNNNNNNNNNNNNNNNNNNNNNNNNNNNNNNNNNNNNNNNNNNNNNNNNNNNNNNNNNNNNNNNNNNNNNNNNNNNNNNNNNNNNNNNNNNNNNNNNNNNNNNNNNNNNNNNNNNNNNNNNNNNNNNNNNNNNNNNNNNNNNNNNNNNNNNNNNNNNNNNNNNNNNNNNNNNNNNNNNNNNNNNNNNNNNNNNNNNNNNNNNNNNNNNNNNNNNNNNNNNNNNNNNNNNNNNNNNNNNNNNNNNNNNNNNNNNNNNNNNNNNNNNNNNNNNNNNNNNNNNNNNNNNNNNNNNNNNNNNNNNNNNNNNNNNNNNNNNNNNNNNNNNNNNNNNNNNNNNNNNNNNNNNNNNNNNNNNNNNNNNNNNNNNNNNNNNNNNNNNNNNNNNNNNNNNNNNNNNNNNNNNNNNNNNNNNNNNNNNNNNNNNNNNNNNNCTACATTGACAAGCCACTCTATCAAAGTCCGTCACTGCTTCTCAGCCAGAGTATGCCTCCTTGAGAACAGACCCACAAACCTAACAAAGAACTTAGGCGGTTCACGTCGTTACCCAACAGATATTACCCGTAATGGAAGCACTAGACCAAAAACTGAAGACTCGGTTAAACGAGGTAAAAACCGGTGATGAGCTCTTGTAACATTGACAGTTTTAACTAGAACTTAGAGCAGAAGAACAACAAAGTCATCACAAGATATGCATCAGGTGAAGAAGAATtggttttatttattctttgattcctttgatcaaaaaaaaaaaattattctttgaTTCTTTAGAAAATCAGTTGTGTCAAAAAATTGTAGATTTTGCTTCGAGACTGTTCCTCAGGTAGCATGTATTCAACTTTTGTATCTCCTCACTTGAATCAAAACGGTTTACAGGTACGTGATCCGCGTATACATTTGTTACTCTTACATTATACTGTCCATTCCTGAGATTTTAGTCTCAGAGTGCATACATTCTCTTGTTGAATTCACTATTGAGAATCTCTGACTCTGAAGGCATATGAGACAATGAGAAAGATTTCGATttgcttctctctttccttaAGCTTTTCAGTTTAGATTCCTCAATCCTATGCATGACCACACAGTAGCACATTGCACCTATCGTGGTTAGCATAATCGTCCCGCCTATAACCGTTGCACAAATCGCCAGCCAAATGTCCTTCTTACCCACAACGATaaatgaaagagaaacaaatgcaATGGATATGAACAAACAAGCCAACCACATGAGCTTGTTGATCACAAACACAAGCTTCTTCTTTGCCTTTTGCTCAATCACCACAACCGAAGTCTGCACCACAACAACAGCCAAAGATATGAACAGTGCTAAGCTGTCGAATatgaaaaagactaaaaacGGGGCTTTGTTGGCTATGCGGGCTTCTCCTAACGACAACGGTccctttgttctttcttcttcatattgCCCAGGTATGGTGAAGATTGCTGCAAATGCAACTGTTGCAATTAGGACAGCCACAACGGTTGCTGAGTTTATAGCATTATTTAAACCGCTTATGTGAAGCTTCTTCAGTCTCTTTGCGATTCTCTGAACCCTGACACCCGTTTGGCGAGACTGTTGGAGCTGAGACTGTACCTCGTGTTTAATGTCGCTCACTGTTTGCTTAAGTTGTTTAGCCGGGTTTTGAGGCTTCCCAAGATCTTTAGCTGTTGCAGCTCCTGCTTCCTTCAGAACCGATACAAGCTCTGAGTTTCCAATCTTTTCAGCTATATCAAGTGCGGTATCTCCAGCCTTATTCGTAGCATTGAGGTCAATTCCATCAAATAATACCAAACATCGAACTATCTGCAAGCAAAGACAATAAGCACTTTCATTAGTATTCTCATTCAAACTTTGAAACTGGGGGGAGAAAGCAAATGATATTTGATACCTTAGTACGGCCTTTGTTTGTGGCAACGTGCAATGGCATATTCCCTTTGTTATTCTCAACACTCAAAACCGCAGGGTCAGGTTTCACCAACTCAAGGACAATCCCTTCGTTTTGACCTTTGACAGCCATGTGAAGTGCTGTTTGTCCCTTTTTATCGGTTCTAAACCCAATACTTGCATCATTACCTATCAAGGACTTAACCACTTCTCTGTGCCCCATCCGCGCTGCAGAATGAAGTGCGGTTTTACCATTGTTCTTAGCTATCTTAGCTAAATGAGGATTCGTTTTCAAAAGAAGATTTACCACATCAATGTGTCCTTGTGTAGCAGCCGTGTGCAATGCAGTAGTACACGATGAATCCGTCGTCATAGCCAGATTTGGAAATGTCTCCAACAGCTTCTTCAACACCTCTGCAAAAGACAGCACACATTCAACATCTAAAAGAAAGTGTACAATATAAACAAGTTCTTGAGCTATTATCAGATATCCAAAGCTTCGTTTACCAAGATGGCCTTGTTTTGCTGCGACATGGAAAGGATCAAAACCGTTTCTAGCTGCAATTGATGCGGTATCAAGATCCATATGTTTCAACATCTCTTCAACAACTAACGAATACCCGTTTTCTGATGCAGTGTAGAGAGGAGTCTCTCCTTCTAGATTCTGCTTTGtgaacaacaacttcaactgaTCTTGGATACTGTTACAATCTCGAATCAATTCCATAACCTTTCCCAAATTCCCCGTTCGAGCGGCAATGTGAAGAGGAGAATCTCCTCTTTTACCAGGCgactcattcttcttcttcctctcactACCATTCATGAAACTTAACTGTCTCTCCATTATTATCCGGAAGCTTTTCTGCTTCTCAACGAACCCACGGAAGCTTCCCTGCCTTTCCATTGCCTTGTCTTGTTTCTCCAATGCTCTCCCTTTGATTCCATGTTTCTCTACATTCCCAGCTTGGAAACTAACTTGCTTCTCCAAAGGTATTCCCTTTCTCGCTTGATTCTCTGAACCAACGCATCTGAGACTCTGCTGTTCCTCCATGGAACTACCTCGAAAACTCTCTTGCTTCTCCATTACAGTAGTCAAAGAACTCATCTCCGTCTCCTTTAGATTCGTACTACTAAGTAACTATCTAAAGCAAATTACACAaagatcttgttttttttccccaaaatctAAAGATCCCAACTTTAATCGAAGCACTGGTTGGATCTTTACCAGCAACACTCAGTTCGTAATAAAAGAAACAGctttaaaactgaaaaaaaccTTTACTTTGCCTGTGATTGATTACCCAGATTTCTTCTAAAGATTCACAATCACTCACACGGATGTGACGAGAGGAGACAAAAAGGTTGCAGCTGATTTTAAGTTGAGTGAAGTATCATTGCATCTGACAGA
Coding sequences within:
- the LOC104739103 gene encoding ankyrin repeat-containing protein At5g02620-like translates to MSSLTTVMEKQESFRGSSMEEQQSLRCVGSENQARKGIPLEKQVSFQAGNVEKHGIKGRALEKQDKAMERQGSFRGFVEKQKSFRIIMERQLSFMNGSERKKKNESPGKRGDSPLHIAARTGNLGKVMELIRDCNSIQDQLKLLFTKQNLEGETPLYTASENGYSLVVEEMLKHMDLDTASIAARNGFDPFHVAAKQGHLEVLKKLLETFPNLAMTTDSSCTTALHTAATQGHIDVVNLLLKTNPHLAKIAKNNGKTALHSAARMGHREVVKSLIGNDASIGFRTDKKGQTALHMAVKGQNEGIVLELVKPDPAVLSVENNKGNMPLHVATNKGRTKIVRCLVLFDGIDLNATNKAGDTALDIAEKIGNSELVSVLKEAGAATAKDLGKPQNPAKQLKQTVSDIKHEVQSQLQQSRQTGVRVQRIAKRLKKLHISGLNNAINSATVVAVLIATVAFAAIFTIPGQYEEERTKGPLSLGEARIANKAPFLVFFIFDSLALFISLAVVVVQTSVVVIEQKAKKKLVFVINKLMWLACLFISIAFVSLSFIVVGKKDIWLAICATVIGGTIMLTTIGAMCYCVVMHRIEESKLKSLRKERSKSKSFSLSHMPSESEILNSEFNKRMYAL